One Gemmatimonadota bacterium genomic window, TTCGCCGTCGAGCACGCCGCGGTCGTTCCCGACGTCATGACGCTGGGCAAGGCCCTCACGGGCGCGCTGCCGCTGAGCGCGGCGGTGGGTCGAGCCGAGGTCATGGAGGCGTGGCCGGCGTCGACCGGCGAGTCCCTTCACACCTCCACGTTCCTGGGCAACCCCATCTCGTGCGCCGCCGCGCTCGCGCACCTGGACGTCATCGAGCGCGAGGGGCTCGTGGAGCGCGCCCGGGCGCTGGGCGAGTTGACGGCGGCGCGGCTCGCCGAATGGGCGGCCCGCTGGGACGAGGTGGACCCGCCCTCGGGGCTCGGGCTGATGCGGGGCGCGCACGTTCGGGGCGAGGGCGCCGCCAGGATCGCGGGCGCGGTGGCCGACTCGGCGCTGGCCCGCGGCGTGATCCTGTTGACCGAGGGCCCGGCCGCGGACACGCTGGCGTTGACGCCCGCGCTGGCCATCGAGGAGGCCGACCTGATACGCGCCCTGGACGTGGTCGGCGAAGAGCTGGAGAGGGCGCTCGGGAACGGCTAGCCGGTTATCTCCTCGCCGCCGTCCACGTTGATCACGTTCCCGGTGATCCAGTGCGTGCCCGGCCCCGCGAGCGCCACCAGCGCCCCGGCCACGTCCTCGGGGGTGGTGAGCCGGCCGGCCGGGTTGCGCGCCTTGGCCGCCTCTATGAGCTGTTCGTTGCCGGGGATCTTGCGCAGCGCGGGCGTGTCGGTGACGCCTCCGCGCAGCGCGTTGGCGGTGATCCCGATGGGCGCGAGCTCGTAAGCGAGCTGCCGGATGTGCGACTCGAGCGCGGCCTTAGCCGCGCTCACCGGGCCGTAGCTCGGGATCACGCGGGTGGAGCCCGAGGAGGTCATGGCGAAGATGCGGCCGCCGGCGCCCATCATGCCCCGGTCGATGGCGCCCTGTACCCAGTCCACGAGGGAGTGCGCCATGACGCGCACAGTCATGTCCATCTGCGCCTCGGACACGGCCTTGTCGCCGGTGTACGGCCGCAGCGTCCCGAAGGCCAGCGAGTGGAGCAACACGTCCAGGGTCCCGTCCTCGCCCATGCGCTCCTTCATGGCGTCCAGCGC contains:
- a CDS encoding SDR family oxidoreductase — translated: MSGDRRRWALVLGASSGFGEAAAKALAASGRSIFGVHMDRRAAMPHVEEVVAAIEATGAEAAFFNMNAADPDKRADALDAMKERMGEDGTLDVLLHSLAFGTLRPYTGDKAVSEAQMDMTVRVMAHSLVDWVQGAIDRGMMGAGGRIFAMTSSGSTRVIPSYGPVSAAKAALESHIRQLAYELAPIGITANALRGGVTDTPALRKIPGNEQLIEAAKARNPAGRLTTPEDVAGALVALAGPGTHWITGNVINVDGGEEITG